In Brassica napus cultivar Da-Ae unplaced genomic scaffold, Da-Ae ScsIHWf_1060;HRSCAF=1499, whole genome shotgun sequence, the sequence aatcatgctcggtcaagaaAACGTTgcaacgtatgttcccgagataaagcttcgttcgaattcaatttagatcaaacataacGCAGACCAGCtacggataggtccgagtatgacgatcagaacacggacgaaccaagctcggtcattacgcaactaccacacatgcacgctgtccggttgttacgtagcgaccgagcgtccgttccgctcggtcgttacgtagcgaccgagctcaagccaagctcggtcgctacgtagcgaccgtgcgtctgtcccgctcggtcgctacgtagcgaccgtgcgtctgtcccgctcggtcgctacgtagcgaccgagctcgagccaagctcggtcgctacttagggaccgagcgttcgtcccgcttggtcgctacgtagtgaccgatcgtccgttccgctcggtcactacgtagcgatcgagctcttccgaaacgtcgatagacattagtccatgccttctcgtctacccttcgatgctttCTCCCGAAAACCGTAGCGAactcatttcatgtttcccgccattctaagtcattgATCAAACTTTAcagtaaaaaccgcggaaagttcgttctttatcgaaagaagccgtaataaacgcttcgagtcagaagacgacccaaagggacctaagacatgactcgaggcccaacttacgatttcttaaccaacagcccgtaagccgcatgacggtttacgcttggttcgcaaggaaagataaatgtcaagtttccgcggataaataccaaattttgaagataattacgaagatcgggaaaaatggaatatctccatttttatgctatgacggcttaagggcagaagaggaaaagcgtaaaccgacctaggagccagtatataagtagtcctaggcgagaggcatgggaagAAACTTTTtcggagcaaacttagcacttagagcgatttaggcatatttccgtttttgttatttcgagctgcgactcaattaggttaagccgtcttagggttgctagaactaggaatctcgccgacagctctcggtcccaggcttataccttattgtaacgctcaaacacggattcggaataagatcttttttgctctctttttacgatttttgtactttgtcgttgatttctcgtgttctgattgcttagcgtgtggtattaacagatctccgggacctctgggaaattaggggtttcctagtttcctaatttaaacggaaatcgacagtgcaaatttcggttcccacaattcCCGATCTACGACGGAAACTCAGATCCCCGCCAATACATGATCGCGTTCACCATAGTTATGGGACGAACCAACTTCGCCCCGGATGAAAAAGACGCCGGATATTGCCAGCTCTTCGTAGAGAACCTCAGCGGACATGCCCTCAGCTGGTTTTCAAGACTTGAATCGGGCTTAATCGACAGCTACCAGGAACTATCTACGGCCTTCCTCAAAGACTACTCGATAGACATCGAGAACGGGGTGTCGGAAGCAGATCTCTATACCCTCTCCCAAGAACGAACCGAATCCCTCAGGAGCTTCATTGGAAGATTTAAAACGATAGTATCCCGCGTGAAAGTACCAGATAAAATAGCTATCACGGCGCTGATCAACGCTTTATGGTATGAATCAAAGTTGCGCGAAGACCTCAAGACAAACAAAACTCAGACGCTTGAAGACGCACTGCACCGATCCAACCTGTTCATCGAGCTAGAGAAAAATAAGGAGGCCATGGCAAAAAAACACGCAGCCA encodes:
- the LOC125595420 gene encoding uncharacterized protein LOC125595420 is translated as MIAFTIVMGRTNFAPDEKDAGYCQLFVENLSGHALSWFSRLESGLIDSYQELSTAFLKDYSIDIENGVSEADLYTLSQERTESLRSFIGRFKTIVSRVKVPDKIAITALINALWYESKLREDLKTNKTQTLEDALHRSNLFIELEKNKEAMAKKHAATKTTVIKDKAKEECRESQHRSESERKREEGNRKAHNFHVSDAQRPPVPRQPWNKWSREDDPTRYCEFHKRNRHSTMECRHLQEYLLRKY